TAAGGCCTGGTAGGACAATCTGACAGGTAGGATAAAATGGAAGGACACTGGACCACATTTCTCAACATCTGAGGTCTTATGTGCTCTGGCAATAAACCAAGgtccatattcacaaaacattttatcttaccactaagagttctcatAAATAGCAGTAAACGTTTTTAGCTAatagttttttcttaaaacctattcacaaaagCTGCTGAGAcgaacttttactaaggaatagacagaagtcttaagctaagagtaagggtggggttgacctcgttgctatggaagATGTCAGcatactaactatgcacacagtgattggctgatagtctctgtcagagatttattcacagaaatattgtagagcacaatattatgttgccatattcaaataaaggtttcactaattaaacaagtaggctatatattcagataattgtcagcctcttatatatatgcttctcataaacaattagtcaatctgcattagggctgccctcgactaaagatttttctggtcagCTAGAAGtctttcattttaagcattagtcgactattagtcgcacttttattaacaaatcatgcaaatcatatataatgtaaataaaataattatgaatgttttagggaaaaacagcaagcactgcataaacattttaatttattggaaCGTCGTAACTTATTGTTACACTAGGGCTTTCTGTTTTCgttttaagagatgaagtctgcGACAGTGACTCATCTCCGCAGCACCTgcatgtttcatacagattacataatgtgagattttttgttttctgtttgaattggttcatttaaaagtttccctctctagatatatttttcatgtctgtaataaggcaagcatccacagagtttcgaagtgacATGAGTCACAGAGTTCAAGACGACAGAAAGCGCAACATTTCGTTGCTATTctaagtgcacacaaataaatgtagagtctttacagatacaaaagatgcagtactcttatctgtatgaccaaaaatgtcaaagtattttaagagcaaatgatcgcagCGGCGCCTCGATCTGTCATGCAGTAGCCCAAGtgtgctactgttcagcttccacactctgcACAAACATTGGATTGggctgccatgtaaagttgctactacatacatatctcagatgataagccaaatttgaggtcgatgaatgttagCTGAGtatatggatgtcctgcccagtgtactatattaccacatagaccagccagcCGTTAACGATTTGTCCGTCATGGAGTGATTTTGCCACttcatgtggaatttttttttttttttctgcgaccaaaaattttggtaatatgcatataaacagccttttaattagcagaataaccatggctgatagtaagacatgcaaacataaaagaaaaccaaactggacgcgagaacagctatatattaagaatataataaaacatttagagttgggataacctccaaaccaaattaattagaaaaaatgtttctagaatgtttatattctgaggtagattgctggcaacagccattttaggatactTCAGATTTgttcttagtgacttaggagtcctcttcactgctcctaacgtttcacagatttaggagctaattttagcgctaaaacgctttgtgaaatactcttagagcaaaaatttaggactcctaaatttaggactgacatgcCCACTATTTTTACGATTTTCTTCCTAAATCGGCAAGttaggagctacttttagccttaagatgttttgtgaatatgggcccagatCTGTTCAAAATGATTGCAGGCAGTTTCTTACTCTGTATATCCATGATGTTGGAGTCAGCACCGTTCTCCAGCACATCTCCCTGTGGGCTGGATGAATCCTCCATACcattcttctgtttcttctgctCAAGCTGACCTTTCAATCTCTTAacctgaatagaaaaaaaaacctcatgcTTGTAATGGCACAAAATGAGGATAAAGTCAATGTAAATTACTGTAACTGCCAGCAGCACACCTGCTCTATTAGGTTTTCCCTCTCATCAACCAGTTTTCGCAAACGAATTTCTGAAAAGCAAGTTAAACAGATTACCATTAGACaacaaccaacatttttttttcttgcaggtttttttttgggggggacaaCTGTATATCCACTTCAATATAATAACCACTTTTgggacattcatacattttaacaaCTACAGTTAAACatctaaaacatatattttgcaataataaaatattacattctcATGTTAAAACAAATTCCAAGGTTAGACAGGAAAGATTTCACATACCAGGGGTGGGAGGAACCAAAGGCATGGAGGGGGAGCAGTCAGGGCATGCAAAAAGTGAGGCTATCCTATGCTGGGATGTGAAGGATGAGGATGGGCAACATGCAGAAACTTCAGTGACCTCAAAAGTCAAAATCTCTTAGCGTTCACTCAGTCTGTACATCTATTACATGACAGTGTTTTTCATGCAAGCTTACTTGAGGTTTGTGATGCAATGAATGTGTGACATACTATAATTCATggcctaaaaaataaaactttcatgaCTTACAAATAAGTCAATCTTATCTGAAGTGGTATAATGAAATGTCCTCTATCAATATAGAATAAAAATTTACACAATCAATAAACAATagtgtaaaacaaatatttttaattgcttaagttttattttaaaatacatggtTCACTTAACAAACATTATGTCTCAATGTTCCAACACCATCTTCACCAAACAGAatcaaatatttccatttttttctcaATCATATCTCCcaacaaataaattgtaaaaacaaaacataactttGCTCCAGTCAAATTCTTAGAGGAATGTTTAATAAGGTTGGcacacaataacattttttatttatcacaattttaaacaacataacaccaatttaaacaaaatacattacagGTCCTTTGTTTccgaaaacattttaattaagaagTTGCCAAACATGACTGCAGCACAGACAGAAAGCTGATCATTTGTATTACTCATTGTATGAGAAACATTTTATTCATGCTCATGtaaaatttcataataaatatgaCACTTTATACCCATTACTGATAGCATTCAATGAGTAATTGGTTTGgggattttaaatactgtttgaaCTAATTTCAAGTGTTCTTTCTGTATTGTTAATCAGGtgtaaaacatgtataaaatgtttgCTGAAAAAGATGCAAAGACTGATAATTGGGAATGACTGCAAGATATGTTTGGTTATTTTAGGGTTCTCTGAAGTAATGGTCCCAAAATAATTTCATTAGGACCTACATAAGTGCAAAATACTTTTTCAATTGAAGATGCTGAGAAGAGACTCAGCAATGTCCTTGTCTATTAAGACATTTTACATTCTTCTTTCCCCTTGCCCTTCCCTTTCCCTTTCCCACTTTTTTTAGATTCTTTTCTTTCATCTTCCTTGTTTCTTTCCGTGGTTGCCTTCTCAACTTCCTGATCTCCTGAAATACTTGACAACTTGTTTCCTTGTTGAATGGAACTATTCAACTCCTGGCCACCATTTCCTTTCTCCATCTCTGAGATCAGATTAACTCCTTCACTGAGCGTCACATTTTCTGATGCCTGCTGAGGCTCCTCAAATGCATCTTCTTTATTTCCAGAGGTATCATGCTGCTGGTCATTAGGTTTGACTTCACTGCTGATTAGGCTGTCCTCTGTTAAACATCCTTCTATAACTGTTGTTGTTTGTGGGTTTTCTGTGTCTTGTCCATCATCTTTCTGCTCTTTTGGCTTTGATTCCTGATCTGCAAGTTCTAGATGTTCTTTTTGAATTTGGTCCTCATCGGTGACATTGCTTTGGTATTCCTGGCCTGCTTCTTGGACATCATCTTTGAAAAGAATACCTTCCTCTTTTGGCTGATCTAGAATGTTTTTTAGAGGGGCATCTGATGATGCTTCAAGATCCATTTCATCAAAATCAAACGATTCtccttcatcttcctcttcctcatcttcttCCTTGAGCTCTTGAGCAGCCACATCTGACTTTACCAGAAGGTCTTCTCCATCTTCAGGCAGTTGCACTTCAAGCTGATTTTGGATCGATCTTTCCTCCCCATCTTTTTCAACCTTGGGTTCTTGGTCAGAAGAATCTGAATCTCCAATTGATTCCTTAATTGCTTCATTGGGAGACAGGTGATCCTCATGTACAGCCTGAACCTGTGTTTCAATTAAAGGAGTGTTGTCAACATGGCTTCCATCAGACACATTTTCAGTAGGCACTTTAAGGTTTTCTTTATCCAGATCATCTTGTCTCTCAACCTCTTCCTGGTCCAATTCTGATCCAATACTGTCTTGGGTATCAGACACTTTTTCAGTAGGAGGTTTAAGGGTTTCTTTATCCAGATCATCTTGTCTCTCAACCTCTTCCTGGTCCAATTCTGCTTTAATATTGTCTTGGGTATCAGACACTTTTTCAGTAGGAGCTTTAAGGGTTTCTTTATCCAGATCATCTTGTCTCTCAACCTCTTCCTGGTCCAATTCTGCTTCAATATTGTCTTGGGTATCAGACACTTTTTCAGTAGGTGCTTTAAGGTTTTCTTTATCCAGATGATCTTGTCTCTCAACCTTTTCCTGGTCGAATTCTGATCCAATACTGTCTTGAGTATCAGACACTTTTTCAGTTGGTGATTTAAGGGTTTCTTTATCCAGATCATCTTGTCTCTCAACCTCTTCCTGGTCCAATTCTGATCCAATACTGTCTTGAGTATCAGACACTTTTTCAGTTGGTGCTTTAAGGGTTTCTTTATCCAGATGATCTTGTCTCTCAACCTTTTCCTGGTCGAATTCTGATCCAATACTGTCTTGAGTATCAGACACTTTTTCAGTTGGGATTTAAGGTTTTCTTTATCCAGATCATCTTGTCTCTCAACCTCTTCCTGGTCCAATTCTGATCCAATACTGTCTTGAGTATCAGACACTTTTTCAGTTGGTGCTTTAAGGGTTTCTTTATCCAGATGATCTTGTCTCTCAACCTTTTCCTGGTCCAATTCTGATCCAATACGGTCTTGAGTATCAGACACTTTTTCAGTTGGTGCTTTAAGGGTTTCTTTATCCAGATCATCTTGTCTCTCAACCTTTTCCTGGTACAATTCTGCTTCAATACTGTCTTGAGTGTCAGACACTTTTTCAGAAGGCACGTTAAGGGTTTCTTTATCCAGATCATCTCGTCTCTCAATCTCTTCCTGGTCCAATTCCGCTCCACTGCTGTCTTTAAGTTGGTTTTCCATTGGCTGATCAATAGGTTGTTCCTTGATTACCCTTTCAGCTTCATTTTCCACCTTCTCCATTACAGGGGAAGAGGGATGAGCAGAGTCATCTTGATTTTCAGGGTTAGTGGTCCCATCTATATTAATGTTCTGGACATTTTCTTCCTGTTCTTCCACTTCACAGTTCAGATGACTCTTTACTTCCTTCATGTCTTCCGATGAAGATCTCTCAATGTCCTCAGAGCAGCTGATGGACTCAACACCCCCTTCAACAGCATCCATGGACTGAGCAGAAGGTTCATGAGGCAGTGAAGTCTCGGTTTCTGAAGATACAAGATCACAGCTAAGGACTATAGCTTCAGAGTCAGGATTTGTTGAATCCTCAGTGTGTTCATCAATATTGTTTGCGGGGTTAGATATAACATTGCTGGACAGATCATCTGAAAGGATGCCATTGCTAGATTTAGGGCAATCAAAATTTGAGATTGTTTTAGAAATTCCTGCTAAATCAGCTTCATCTGTAACTAACAGAATTTTATCTTGAACATCATCAGCATTTATATTTGCGCTTGTTGTTTTGATACCATCCAATTCACTGGTTCTTTTTGCATCATGTGGGACATCTGTATTCATTGTTGTCTTGGATATATCATTCTCTAAGGGCTCCTGATGATTTCCTTCTAGATCACCTTCCGTTTTTTGGTTTGGATTGTCTTCACTACAGACTGTTTCAGTCTTGTCATCTATCTTTGTGTCATTCTCTTGCTTGTCACTCTGTTTCTGCTTctgcttgtttttcttcttctttttcttctttttatgtgAAGCACTGGCACCTTGGGTTTTGGCAAGCTTCTCTGTTTGAGATGATTCTACAGGCTCCTCTTTGAGTTCATCATCAAGCACAGCTTCACCAGGTTTATCAGGTTCATCATGGACAGAAGCAGAGACAGACTCTAAAGGAGTTTCTTGTTTGATGACCTGACTAGGTTTGACACATTCACTCTCTTGTTGATCTGTCTCTAAATGTCCATCCTTGTGAACAATGCACTCTAATTCCACTGTATTACCTCTTGAATCTTCTGGTATATGTTCCTCAGATTTGAGCTCCTCCTTGGTTCTTGTTGCAGTTAGTTTATCATCACCAACAGAACTTGGAGGTTCTTCAGGTCTATTCTCAAGCTGCTCTACACCCCGATTCATTTGGTCCCCAAGGTCCCCATTCTCATTTGCTTCTAAAGGTGCATTTGTAGAACTGAACTCTGCTGAAATCTGCTGATTCCCTGGCACCCCATCATCCAAATCTTTTTGTTGCTGGTCTTTACACACCTTCAGCTGATGAGTGCCTGGGAGATGATTGAGGTGTCAGTAGTTAAAATCTGCAGAATCCACTGAATATTTGGCAAATGTTTAGagcaagaagaaaaaagaaagggaaaggaGAGAAAAAAGGCTCCATGGCAAAGCTCTTAAACCCATAAAAACCAAAAGACCTGAAGGATGTCCCGAAGAAGAAAACCCCAAAGTAAAGTCAAGAACTGAACAAACTACTCTGCAATTCCTTctcttgattttgattttaaaatcaaggatgtgttgacattttttcagcaaatttataaACACTCATTCAGCAGAGTATTGGAATATGGACTTAAGAAAGAGACATGACTCTGTAGTGTTAACTTTCATTCTAGCTGTATATGCAAAGTGGATACAGGGAAGCAGGAAAGGGTGAGAGATGTTAATGTGACGGTGGCAGTTTGGTTAGATTTGGCTTGAGCTGTACAAGCTGAAAATGCAAAGTGTCAAAGCTAAAACATGTTTGCATGCAATGAATGAAGCTAAGAAAAGCAGCTTACCTAGTACACTACTTCCCTCTCGGATTTCAGCTGATGCAGTTTGAGAATTCTGATCAGCCTTTCCGACTTCTTCTGTTTCTCCATTGGTGGCTGAGTCGAGTCCAAGGACAATGCCATGTTTCTGGAcagcaaaacagtttaatattagTATACTTCTTATAGAAACAAATTCAGGTTAAATTCAGATGCACTGGACCtagatttcttatttttaaacatgtatttgtaGATAATATAATTATGATCCTGTTCATTCAATCAGATTGAGTGTTAATGAATCAGTCtcaatttacattatagtatGGGTCTTAGCATCTGtacattactaaaaaataaagttttttcgTTAGGAAAATTTGATGAGAAAAGAGTGAGCCCTAGTTTCACCACACATATCAATACCTTCAAAATGTCTTTGAGCTGAACAACCTCATCTCTAAGTTCATCCCGCTCATTTCGAATGGCATCAGAAAATTCCTTCTGCCTTTCTAATGCCTGAACAGCACCAGAAGGGATTTGGCCAAGAGGAGAAAAAGAAGGTGAAAGCAATGAAAACATCAGTGCTGCAGACAACAAGAACAGTTTGGCAATGACAGACAGCTTGTAGGAGGAAACAGATGTGGAATCTAGCTAATCTACAA
This genomic stretch from Cyprinus carpio isolate SPL01 chromosome B9, ASM1834038v1, whole genome shotgun sequence harbors:
- the LOC109066615 gene encoding leucine-rich repeat flightless-interacting protein 1-like isoform X10, which encodes MGSQGPGRKRTSSKNGLTGEEDALNVIAKEAEARLAAKRAARAEAREIRMKELERQQKEIYQVQKKYYGLDNLDSKWGDIEQWMEDSERYTRVSRRHASVSDDEEQMSVGGRSNTRLDLDAAGAYGVLPQASSYHKKSKKKKKHSSKTSNGYDDDLSTLSSRSSRLSDESKMSRSSRLDRQSKACYSSELYSSSSYSSKHQAPSYNGYQGSVYEDSLYSGSRRASARAEDCSSSVASFMRSSASISGLSRDLDRVVIPDLPNVNGRLSMADDRLERDYLEKGSSRASTISGATLTSLGGTSSRRGSGDTSISADTEASIREIKEIHELKDQIQDVEAKHMQNLKELKDSLLEVEEKYRKAMVSNAQLDNEKTNMMYEVDTLKDSLMELEEMLFETRRELEEKCKDLEREKHAHSILQFQFSELKETLKQSEELLTEIRQLRLKQDGYVREISDLQETIEWKNKKIGALERQKEFSDAIRNERDELRDEVVQLKDILKKHGIVLGLDSATNGETEEVGKADQNSQTASAEIREGSSVLGTHQLKVCKDQQQKDLDDGVPGNQQISAEFSSTNAPLEANENGDLGDQMNRGVEQLENRPEEPPSSVGDDKLTATRTKEELKSEEHIPEDSRGNTVELECIVHKDGHLETDQQESECVKPSQVIKQETPLESVSASVHDEPDKPGEAVLDDELKEEPVESSQTEKLAKTQGASASHKKKKKKKKNKQKQKQSDKQENDTKIDDKTETVCSEDNPNQKTEGDLEGNHQEPLENDISKTTMNTDVPHDAKRTSELDGIKTTSANINADDVQDKILLVTDEADLAGISKTISNFDCPKSSNGILSDDLSSNVISNPANNIDEHTEDSTNPDSEAIVLSCDLVSSETETSLPHEPSAQSMDAVEGGVESISCSEDIERSSSEDMKEVKSHLNCEVEEQEENVQNINIDGTTNPENQDDSAHPSSPVMEKVENEAERVIKEQPIDQPMENQLKDSSGAELDQEEIERRDDLDKETLNVPSEKVSDTQDSIEAELYQEKVERQDDLDKETLKAPTEKVSDTQDRIGSELDQEKVERQDHLDKETLKAPTEKVSDTQDSIGSELDQEEVERQDDLDKENLKSQLKKCLILKTVLDQNSTRKRLRDKIIWIKKPLKHQLKKCLILKTVLDQNWTRKRLRDKMIWIKKPLNHQLKKCLILKTVLDQNSTRKRLRDKIIWIKKTLKHLLKKCLIPKTILKQNWTRKRLRDKMIWIKKPLKLLLKKCLIPKTILKQNWTRKRLRDKMIWIKKPLNLLLKKCLIPKTVLDQNWTRKRLRDKMIWIKKTLKCLLKMCLMEAMLTTLL
- the LOC109066615 gene encoding leucine-rich repeat flightless-interacting protein 1-like isoform X1; the encoded protein is MGSQGPGRKRTSSKNGLTGEEDALNVIAKEAEARLAAKRAARAEAREIRMKELERQQKEIYQVQKKYYGLDNLDSKWGDIEQWMEDSERYTRVSRRHASVSDDEEQMSVGGRSNTRLDLDAAGAYGVLPQASSYHKKSKKKKKHSSKTSNGYDDDLSTLSSRSSRLSDESKMSRSSRLDRQSKACYSSELYSSSSYSSKHQAPSYNGYQLSLLHSRKHRGSVYEDSLYSGSRRASARASSEYSGVLGSSSRTSSRANSACGSPVEDCSSSVASFMRSSASISGLSRDLDRVVIPDLPNVNGRLSMADDRLERDYLEKGSSRASTISGATLTSLGGTSSRRGSGDTSISADTEASIREIKEIHELKDQIQDVEAKHMQNLKELKDSLLEVEEKYRKAMVSNAQLDNEKTNMMYEVDTLKDSLMELEEMLFETRRELEEKCKDLEREKHAHSILQFQFSELKETLKQSEELLTEIRQLRLKQDGYVREISDLQETIEWKNKKIGALERQKEFSDAIRNERDELRDEVVQLKDILKKHGIVLGLDSATNGETEEVGKADQNSQTASAEIREGSSVLGTHQLKVCKDQQQKDLDDGVPGNQQISAEFSSTNAPLEANENGDLGDQMNRGVEQLENRPEEPPSSVGDDKLTATRTKEELKSEEHIPEDSRGNTVELECIVHKDGHLETDQQESECVKPSQVIKQETPLESVSASVHDEPDKPGEAVLDDELKEEPVESSQTEKLAKTQGASASHKKKKKKKKNKQKQKQSDKQENDTKIDDKTETVCSEDNPNQKTEGDLEGNHQEPLENDISKTTMNTDVPHDAKRTSELDGIKTTSANINADDVQDKILLVTDEADLAGISKTISNFDCPKSSNGILSDDLSSNVISNPANNIDEHTEDSTNPDSEAIVLSCDLVSSETETSLPHEPSAQSMDAVEGGVESISCSEDIERSSSEDMKEVKSHLNCEVEEQEENVQNINIDGTTNPENQDDSAHPSSPVMEKVENEAERVIKEQPIDQPMENQLKDSSGAELDQEEIERRDDLDKETLNVPSEKVSDTQDSIEAELYQEKVERQDDLDKETLKAPTEKVSDTQDRIGSELDQEKVERQDHLDKETLKAPTEKVSDTQDSIGSELDQEEVERQDDLDKENLKSQLKKCLILKTVLDQNSTRKRLRDKIIWIKKPLKHQLKKCLILKTVLDQNWTRKRLRDKMIWIKKPLNHQLKKCLILKTVLDQNSTRKRLRDKIIWIKKTLKHLLKKCLIPKTILKQNWTRKRLRDKMIWIKKPLKLLLKKCLIPKTILKQNWTRKRLRDKMIWIKKPLNLLLKKCLIPKTVLDQNWTRKRLRDKMIWIKKTLKCLLKMCLMEAMLTTLL
- the LOC109066615 gene encoding leucine-rich repeat flightless-interacting protein 1-like isoform X12, encoding MGSQGPGRKRTSSKNGLTGEEDALNVIAKEAEARLAAKRAARAEAREIRMKELERQQKEVSDDEEQMSVGGRSNTRLDLDAAGAYGVLPQASSYHKKSKKKKKHSSKTSNGYDDDLSTLSSRSSRLSDESKMSRSSRLDRQSKACYSSELYSSSSYSSKHQAPSYNGYQLSLLHSRKHRGSVYEDSLYSGSRRASARASSEYSGVLGSSSRTSSRANSACGSPVEDCSSSVASFMRSSASISGLSRDLDRVVIPDLPNVNGRLSMADDRLERDYLEKGSSRASTISGATLTSLGGTSSRRGSGDTSISADTEASIREIKEIHELKDQIQDVEAKHMQNLKELKDSLLEVEEKYRKAMVSNAQLDNEKTNMMYEVDTLKDSLMELEEMLFETRRELEEKCKDLEREKHAHSILQFQFSELKETLKQSEELLTEIRQLRLKQDGYVREISDLQETIEWKNKKIGALERQKEFSDAIRNERDELRDEVVQLKDILKKHGIVLGLDSATNGETEEVGKADQNSQTASAEIREGSSVLGTHQLKVCKDQQQKDLDDGVPGNQQISAEFSSTNAPLEANENGDLGDQMNRGVEQLENRPEEPPSSVGDDKLTATRTKEELKSEEHIPEDSRGNTVELECIVHKDGHLETDQQESECVKPSQVIKQETPLESVSASVHDEPDKPGEAVLDDELKEEPVESSQTEKLAKTQGASASHKKKKKKKKNKQKQKQSDKQENDTKIDDKTETVCSEDNPNQKTEGDLEGNHQEPLENDISKTTMNTDVPHDAKRTSELDGIKTTSANINADDVQDKILLVTDEADLAGISKTISNFDCPKSSNGILSDDLSSNVISNPANNIDEHTEDSTNPDSEAIVLSCDLVSSETETSLPHEPSAQSMDAVEGGVESISCSEDIERSSSEDMKEVKSHLNCEVEEQEENVQNINIDGTTNPENQDDSAHPSSPVMEKVENEAERVIKEQPIDQPMENQLKDSSGAELDQEEIERRDDLDKETLNVPSEKVSDTQDSIEAELYQEKVERQDDLDKETLKAPTEKVSDTQDRIGSELDQEKVERQDHLDKETLKAPTEKVSDTQDSIGSELDQEEVERQDDLDKENLKSQLKKCLILKTVLDQNSTRKRLRDKIIWIKKPLKHQLKKCLILKTVLDQNWTRKRLRDKMIWIKKPLNHQLKKCLILKTVLDQNSTRKRLRDKIIWIKKTLKHLLKKCLIPKTILKQNWTRKRLRDKMIWIKKPLKLLLKKCLIPKTILKQNWTRKRLRDKMIWIKKPLNLLLKKCLIPKTVLDQNWTRKRLRDKMIWIKKTLKCLLKMCLMEAMLTTLL
- the LOC109066615 gene encoding leucine-rich repeat flightless-interacting protein 1-like isoform X29, giving the protein MGSQGPGRKRTSSKNGLTGEEDALNVIAKEAEARLAAKRAARAEAREIRMKELERQQKEVSDDEEQMSVGGRSNTRADDRLERDYLEKGSSRASTISGATLTSLGGTSSRRGSGDTSISADTEASIREIKDSLLEVEEKYRKAMVSNAQLDNEKTNMMYEVDTLKDSLMELEEMLFETRRELEEKCKDLEREKHAHSILQFQFSELKETLKQSEELLTEIRQLRLKQDGYVREISDLQETIEWKNKKIGALERQKEFSDAIRNERDELRDEVVQLKDILKKHGIVLGLDSATNGETEEVGKADQNSQTASAEIREGSSVLGTHQLKVCKDQQQKDLDDGVPGNQQISAEFSSTNAPLEANENGDLGDQMNRGVEQLENRPEEPPSSVGDDKLTATRTKEELKSEEHIPEDSRGNTVELECIVHKDGHLETDQQESECVKPSQVIKQETPLESVSASVHDEPDKPGEAVLDDELKEEPVESSQTEKLAKTQGASASHKKKKKKKKNKQKQKQSDKQENDTKIDDKTETVCSEDNPNQKTEGDLEGNHQEPLENDISKTTMNTDVPHDAKRTSELDGIKTTSANINADDVQDKILLVTDEADLAGISKTISNFDCPKSSNGILSDDLSSNVISNPANNIDEHTEDSTNPDSEAIVLSCDLVSSETETSLPHEPSAQSMDAVEGGVESISCSEDIERSSSEDMKEVKSHLNCEVEEQEENVQNINIDGTTNPENQDDSAHPSSPVMEKVENEAERVIKEQPIDQPMENQLKDSSGAELDQEEIERRDDLDKETLNVPSEKVSDTQDSIEAELYQEKVERQDDLDKETLKAPTEKVSDTQDRIGSELDQEKVERQDHLDKETLKAPTEKVSDTQDSIGSELDQEEVERQDDLDKENLKSQLKKCLILKTVLDQNSTRKRLRDKIIWIKKPLKHQLKKCLILKTVLDQNWTRKRLRDKMIWIKKPLNHQLKKCLILKTVLDQNSTRKRLRDKIIWIKKTLKHLLKKCLIPKTILKQNWTRKRLRDKMIWIKKPLKLLLKKCLIPKTILKQNWTRKRLRDKMIWIKKPLNLLLKKCLIPKTVLDQNWTRKRLRDKMIWIKKTLKCLLKMCLMEAMLTTLL
- the LOC109066615 gene encoding leucine-rich repeat flightless-interacting protein 1-like isoform X28, whose amino-acid sequence is MGSQGPGRKRTSSKNGLTGEEDALNVIAKEAEARLAAKRAARAEAREIRMKELERQQKEIYQVQKKYYGLDNLDSKWGDIEQWMEDSERYTRVSRRHASVSDDEEQMSVGGRSNTRLDLDAAGAYGVLPQASSYHKKSKKKKKHSSKTADDRLERDYLEKGSSRASTISGATLTSLGGTSSRRGSGDTSISADTEASIREIKDSLLEVEEKYRKAMVSNAQLDNEKTNMMYEVDTLKDSLMELEEMLFETRRELEEKCKDLEREKHAHSILQFQFSELKETLKQSEELLTKHGIVLGLDSATNGETEEVGKADQNSQTASAEIREGSSVLGTHQLKVCKDQQQKDLDDGVPGNQQISAEFSSTNAPLEANENGDLGDQMNRGVEQLENRPEEPPSSVGDDKLTATRTKEELKSEEHIPEDSRGNTVELECIVHKDGHLETDQQESECVKPSQVIKQETPLESVSASVHDEPDKPGEAVLDDELKEEPVESSQTEKLAKTQGASASHKKKKKKKKNKQKQKQSDKQENDTKIDDKTETVCSEDNPNQKTEGDLEGNHQEPLENDISKTTMNTDVPHDAKRTSELDGIKTTSANINADDVQDKILLVTDEADLAGISKTISNFDCPKSSNGILSDDLSSNVISNPANNIDEHTEDSTNPDSEAIVLSCDLVSSETETSLPHEPSAQSMDAVEGGVESISCSEDIERSSSEDMKEVKSHLNCEVEEQEENVQNINIDGTTNPENQDDSAHPSSPVMEKVENEAERVIKEQPIDQPMENQLKDSSGAELDQEEIERRDDLDKETLNVPSEKVSDTQDSIEAELYQEKVERQDDLDKETLKAPTEKVSDTQDRIGSELDQEKVERQDHLDKETLKAPTEKVSDTQDSIGSELDQEEVERQDDLDKENLKSQLKKCLILKTVLDQNSTRKRLRDKIIWIKKPLKHQLKKCLILKTVLDQNWTRKRLRDKMIWIKKPLNHQLKKCLILKTVLDQNSTRKRLRDKIIWIKKTLKHLLKKCLIPKTILKQNWTRKRLRDKMIWIKKPLKLLLKKCLIPKTILKQNWTRKRLRDKMIWIKKPLNLLLKKCLIPKTVLDQNWTRKRLRDKMIWIKKTLKCLLKMCLMEAMLTTLL